From Methanomicrobiales archaeon HGW-Methanomicrobiales-1, a single genomic window includes:
- a CDS encoding methanogenesis marker 9 domain-containing protein — protein MMDAFERFGLLINDRVVRTPVGIASMAGIVDAPYVMERAEHIGFAFIGGYSIDQRTMDAARSIAAKGDRREFLYDDPIEELTRQIAMMEKSTVIPGMNLRGSTPEAFSAIAAAIGDKVVYEIDAHCRQPEMIAAGCGEHFLKNPDKLVAIIKALKSHGVTVSVKIRAGVAADDRILSRILWKAGADILHIDLMDFGPAKLRQIRNSCPLMLIANNSITSFDKMKEMLSHGADLVSLARQSDIRTLSGLDAAITRYADEEGWYNAPKQLCRGGDIRSLTFCCMPVKECPLIPTLTRIGITKEQYIHMKLEGVKGTPLDTGQQTCFGSLAWCCKISSPCMFRDMTIQQTGLSKKEYMRLKRDLSETLMSGVFHDVPTDESS, from the coding sequence ATGATGGATGCATTTGAGCGTTTCGGGCTGCTCATCAATGATCGGGTAGTCAGGACACCGGTGGGAATTGCGTCCATGGCGGGCATTGTTGATGCACCATATGTGATGGAAAGAGCAGAGCATATCGGTTTTGCTTTCATTGGCGGGTATTCGATCGATCAGCGGACCATGGATGCTGCCAGGAGCATTGCCGCAAAGGGAGATCGCAGGGAATTTTTGTATGATGACCCGATCGAAGAGTTGACCCGGCAGATCGCAATGATGGAAAAAAGCACGGTCATCCCGGGAATGAATCTTCGCGGCAGCACTCCGGAAGCATTCAGTGCCATTGCAGCCGCAATCGGTGACAAGGTAGTGTACGAAATCGATGCTCATTGTCGCCAGCCCGAGATGATAGCAGCAGGGTGCGGAGAGCACTTCTTAAAAAACCCGGACAAGCTTGTTGCAATCATAAAAGCATTAAAAAGCCATGGCGTTACCGTGTCAGTGAAGATACGGGCGGGTGTGGCAGCGGATGACCGTATCCTTTCCCGGATCCTCTGGAAAGCCGGGGCTGATATCCTGCATATCGATCTTATGGATTTTGGCCCGGCAAAACTCCGGCAGATCAGGAACAGTTGTCCCCTGATGCTGATTGCCAACAATTCGATCACCAGTTTTGACAAGATGAAAGAGATGCTCTCGCACGGCGCTGACCTTGTTTCACTCGCACGACAGTCAGATATCCGTACGCTCTCGGGACTGGATGCGGCCATCACCCGGTATGCGGATGAAGAGGGTTGGTATAATGCCCCCAAGCAGCTCTGTCGCGGCGGGGATATCCGTTCACTGACATTCTGCTGCATGCCGGTAAAAGAGTGCCCCCTGATCCCAACACTCACACGCATCGGCATTACCAAGGAACAGTACATACACATGAAACTGGAGGGGGTGAAAGGCACTCCTCTCGACACCGGCCAGCAGACCTGTTTTGGCAGTCTTGCATGGTGTTGCAAAATCTCATCTCCCTGCATGTTCCGGGATATGACTATCCAGCAGACCGGTCTTTCAAAGAAAGAATATATGCGTCTCAAACGCGATCTCTCTGAAACGCTGATGAGCGGTGTCTTTCATGACGTGCCTACCGATGAGAGCAGCTGA
- the hypE gene encoding hydrogenase expression/formation protein HypE produces MKVNIMHGAGGEVMGELLQTLTKFKHNNAGGIGLEALDDGAVIPLNGQNIVFTTDSHVVRPVFFPGGDIGRISVCGTVNDLAMMGGRPIALSCGMIIEEGFEIDDLAKIVVSMDDALGECGANLVTGDTKVMEKGAIDGIAINTAGIGIAKTIVRDNGLMPGDVIIVSGTLGDHGLAIMAHREGFDLGEQIKSDVAPLWNMVDKALDAGTIHAMKDPTRGGFAAAINEMARKSGVCVRIQEERVPIRKNVKSAAGMLGIDPLEVANEGKVVMGVPASSVDAILAALRSHKYGREATVIGTVTKGSHVIMETSIGGERFIEPPMGDPVPRVC; encoded by the coding sequence ATGAAAGTCAATATAATGCACGGAGCCGGTGGAGAAGTTATGGGCGAACTTTTACAAACGCTCACGAAGTTCAAACATAATAATGCCGGAGGTATTGGACTTGAGGCGCTGGATGACGGGGCCGTCATCCCGTTAAATGGACAAAATATTGTTTTTACCACAGATTCCCATGTTGTCCGTCCGGTCTTTTTCCCCGGGGGCGACATCGGCAGAATTTCTGTCTGCGGAACCGTCAATGATCTTGCAATGATGGGCGGTCGTCCAATCGCACTCTCCTGTGGCATGATCATTGAAGAGGGATTTGAGATCGATGATCTCGCAAAGATTGTTGTATCTATGGATGATGCCCTTGGGGAATGCGGGGCGAACCTCGTCACCGGTGACACAAAAGTTATGGAGAAGGGTGCTATTGATGGCATAGCAATCAATACTGCCGGTATCGGCATAGCAAAAACCATTGTCCGGGACAATGGTCTTATGCCCGGTGATGTGATCATCGTTTCCGGCACCCTCGGCGATCACGGTCTGGCAATTATGGCACACCGCGAGGGATTTGATCTCGGGGAGCAGATCAAGTCCGATGTAGCGCCGCTCTGGAATATGGTTGATAAAGCCCTTGATGCAGGTACCATTCATGCGATGAAGGATCCGACACGCGGCGGATTTGCGGCTGCTATCAATGAAATGGCCAGAAAAAGTGGGGTTTGTGTTCGTATCCAGGAAGAAAGAGTGCCCATTCGTAAGAATGTAAAAAGTGCAGCCGGCATGCTGGGTATCGATCCGCTTGAGGTGGCAAATGAGGGGAAGGTAGTGATGGGTGTTCCGGCATCCAGCGTGGATGCAATCCTTGCAGCCCTCCGGTCGCACAAATACGGAAGAGAAGCTACGGTAATCGGGACTGTAACAAAAGGTTCCCATGTTATAATGGAAACATCCATTGGGGGAGAACGATTCATTGAACCGCCCATGGGTGATCCAGTACCCCGTGTGTGCTGA
- a CDS encoding sirohydrochlorin nickelochelatase (type II chelatase; cobaltochetalase; functions in cobalamin (vitamin B12) biosynthesis by delivering the correct metal; certain archaeal proteins form a shorter version (CbiX(S)) as compared to the longer version in bacteria (CbiX(L)) which may have resulted from a duplication of the original cbiX(S) gene) encodes MSKKGMLLVGHGSTMPYNQDLVEKTAAMIKAGNTDFIVKCGFMNVNKPSIKESLDAFRNEPIDVLVVVPLFLAKGVHIEKDIPGEIGLPEGTKKGSFVMNGTSIPLVYADPIGSDPLLADLMVKNAKKALSIL; translated from the coding sequence ATGAGTAAGAAAGGAATGTTACTTGTAGGACATGGCAGCACGATGCCCTACAATCAGGATCTTGTCGAGAAAACCGCTGCAATGATCAAGGCAGGCAACACGGATTTTATCGTTAAGTGCGGTTTTATGAATGTGAACAAGCCCTCGATCAAGGAATCGCTCGATGCGTTCCGTAACGAACCCATCGATGTGCTCGTTGTTGTCCCCCTGTTCCTTGCAAAGGGTGTTCACATCGAAAAGGATATTCCCGGTGAGATCGGACTTCCTGAAGGTACCAAGAAAGGGAGCTTTGTTATGAACGGGACTTCGATCCCGCTTGTATACGCGGATCCTATCGGAAGCGATCCCCTGCTTGCAGACCTGATGGTCAAGAATGCAAAAAAAGCACTTTCCATTCTCTAA
- a CDS encoding hydrogenase expression protein, whose amino-acid sequence MHELSIAYDLYATARKAALENNAKQVKRISVDVGKMAMVNPEQVTFLFGTIKEDDPLFEKTELVCTEVTPQTTCPCGYSGEEIYVCPGCGALPHMVKGREIVVTNIEIEVDD is encoded by the coding sequence ATGCACGAGTTATCCATTGCCTATGATCTGTACGCAACTGCACGCAAGGCTGCACTTGAAAATAATGCAAAACAAGTGAAACGAATCAGCGTTGATGTCGGTAAGATGGCGATGGTAAATCCGGAGCAGGTAACTTTTTTGTTTGGAACGATCAAAGAAGATGATCCTCTTTTTGAAAAAACAGAGCTCGTCTGTACCGAAGTCACTCCCCAGACTACATGCCCTTGTGGATATTCTGGTGAAGAAATTTATGTCTGTCCCGGGTGTGGGGCACTGCCCCACATGGTAAAAGGCAGAGAAATTGTTGTTACAAATATTGAAATTGAGGTTGATGATTAA
- a CDS encoding DUF447 domain-containing protein gives MGLLKPGINEVIATTGFNAAPMGIIFRKGVARMVLFSGTHTANNIEKNGWVVANFVYDPILYVTTAFGDIPQDAFSEEIINGRKMHRLKDADAWAAFTATVDKKTSEALMVTLTLQKEIIEEVSVHPVNRGFNSIIDMTVHATRYQVNRDPELKKQIDYHAGIVRKCGGKQEHAALELLLNYIS, from the coding sequence ATGGGACTCTTAAAACCGGGTATTAACGAAGTTATTGCAACAACCGGGTTCAACGCAGCTCCCATGGGCATCATTTTCCGGAAAGGTGTGGCAAGAATGGTGCTGTTTTCCGGCACCCACACCGCAAATAATATTGAGAAAAACGGCTGGGTTGTGGCAAATTTTGTATATGACCCCATCCTGTACGTTACAACGGCCTTTGGGGATATCCCGCAGGACGCTTTTTCTGAAGAGATAATCAATGGCAGGAAAATGCACCGGCTCAAGGATGCGGATGCATGGGCTGCGTTCACGGCCACGGTTGATAAAAAGACCTCCGAGGCGCTGATGGTCACCCTCACGCTCCAGAAAGAGATCATCGAAGAAGTGTCTGTGCACCCGGTGAACCGCGGTTTTAACAGCATCATCGATATGACGGTGCATGCTACCAGATACCAGGTGAACCGCGATCCTGAACTAAAAAAGCAGATCGATTACCATGCAGGAATTGTCAGAAAGTGCGGGGGAAAACAGGAACATGCAGCACTGGAACTTCTTCTGAACTATATTTCATGA
- a CDS encoding triphosphoribosyl-dephospho-CoA synthase: MTCLPMRAAERAQLAMMLEVCAFPKPGNVDRCHDYPETRLEHFLASTIFARPALEEAEKGEGRIGEIIRHAVQQTNCHKGGNTHFGAFILLIPLIYGSSIEGAMKAIEKTDTSDAVAFYRAFGLTKVHTYSDDELDVNDPKSLAELRDRGMTLLDVMQHSAEHDMVAREWVTGFPLTRRGADLLKHFGPGRDSIVQMFITLLAQEPDTFIIKKHGTIVAQDTMRKAREVLDGNETLAGFDQDCIDRNINPGSIADITIAAIFIALGEGWEWDS; encoded by the coding sequence ATGACGTGCCTACCGATGAGAGCAGCTGAACGGGCCCAGCTTGCCATGATGCTGGAAGTGTGCGCATTTCCCAAGCCCGGTAATGTCGATCGCTGCCACGATTATCCTGAAACACGTCTCGAACATTTTCTTGCATCCACGATCTTTGCACGCCCGGCACTTGAAGAAGCGGAAAAAGGCGAAGGCAGGATCGGCGAGATCATTCGGCATGCGGTCCAGCAGACCAATTGTCACAAAGGGGGAAACACTCATTTTGGTGCATTCATTCTCCTCATTCCCCTTATTTATGGCAGTTCCATTGAAGGAGCAATGAAAGCCATAGAAAAAACAGATACCTCGGATGCTGTCGCTTTTTACCGGGCATTCGGCCTTACAAAAGTCCACACCTATTCTGATGATGAACTGGATGTGAATGACCCGAAATCCCTTGCGGAGTTGCGGGATCGCGGGATGACATTATTGGATGTCATGCAGCATTCTGCTGAGCATGATATGGTGGCACGCGAGTGGGTAACCGGGTTTCCGCTGACCCGGCGGGGTGCAGATCTCTTGAAACACTTCGGACCGGGACGGGATTCTATTGTCCAGATGTTCATAACTCTTCTTGCCCAGGAACCGGATACCTTCATTATCAAGAAGCATGGTACAATCGTTGCACAGGATACGATGCGCAAAGCCCGTGAAGTGCTTGATGGTAATGAGACCCTTGCAGGATTTGACCAGGACTGCATTGACAGGAATATCAACCCGGGCTCGATTGCCGATATAACGATAGCGGCGATTTTTATTGCCCTGGGAGAAGGATGGGAATGGGACTCTTAA
- the hypC gene encoding HypC/HybG/HupF family hydrogenase formation chaperone translates to MCVAVPAEVLEIKEGNIGLVDYGDLKQEVRLDLVDVKVGEFVLVHVGFAIQRLSREEGLETREIFKQVYAALEE, encoded by the coding sequence ATGTGTGTTGCAGTTCCCGCAGAAGTGCTTGAAATCAAAGAGGGAAATATTGGTCTTGTCGATTATGGCGATCTCAAACAGGAGGTGAGACTGGATCTCGTGGATGTTAAAGTCGGCGAATTTGTCTTAGTCCATGTCGGGTTTGCAATCCAGCGGCTTTCCCGGGAAGAGGGTCTTGAGACCCGGGAAATTTTCAAACAGGTCTATGCTGCGCTGGAGGAGTGA